GACTCAGGTAAACGGCCCCACCTATCAAAACGGTAAAGAAGGTGATCACATAACCCTGAGTAGAAATCGTGATGCCATCAAGATAATATCCACTCACGAAAATGAGGATCGTTAACACAAAGATCATCATGAGCTGCACCATCAACTTGCTGGCCATAATCAATGCTGGGTTAAAAGGGGCAACCCGTAGTCGCTGGAACACGCCTTTGTCCCTGTCGCGGGTTATGGTGGCTGAGTAGCCCATGAGGCCAATGGAGATCAAACCTAAAGTGAGGCAGGTACTTAATACAAAGTAAGGGCCGATTTTGGCAATTGCATTTTTCCAGCTGAAAAGGATAAATACAGGGATCAGCAGGACCATGAAAACTGCCCTGCGGTTACGCCATTGAATAAGGAGGTCTGCTTTGAATAAAGCTTTGAAAGCATTAGTAGAAGAAGGTAGCATATAAAAGAATATTTTATTTCAATTAAAAGCCGGCCGCAGGCCATGCCCCTAAAAGGTGTTGCTGAAGCAGAGTTATAGTCAAACCCTTTTGGAATATTTCTAAAATCTAACCGCCCGTCCGGTCAGGGTAATAAATACATCTTCGAGTGTAATCTTCCCTTTCCTTGACACACTCACCACTTCCGGATCATCCCTATATTTCTCAATCAACCCCTCTGGCGTATCAATCGTCAACACCCTTCCATGATCAATAATCGCCAACCTATCACACACCGCTTCCGCCTCCTCCATACTATGCGTAGTCAACACCACCCCATTCCCGTTTTCCCTGATAGCCTCAATCTTCTCCCACAGGTTTCTCCTCGATTGTGGATCCAACCCCGTAGTAGGTTCATCCAGCAACACCAGTTTAGGATTGTGAATAGTAGTAATAAGCAAGCTGACCCTTTGTTGCTGTCCACCTGACAATTCAGACATTTTCTTATGGGGAGGTATTTCTCCCAGCTTTTCCAACTGTGGTTCCACCCCATATAATCCTGCATACAAATTAACTATCTCCGCCACCGTCAGCTCCGGTTGAAAACTGGTGCTTTGCAGTTGTACTCCCATATTAGCTTTTGCAAGCAGCGGCTGCTGTCGTATATCGTAACCGGCTATATGGACCTGCCCGGATTGTGGGCGAAGTAAACCTTCAATAGCGCTGAGTGTACTGGTTTTCCCGGCCCCATTCGGGCCGAGCAGCCCAAAGATTTCTCCTGCCTTTACATCGAACGAAACATCCTGTACGGCGTGCAGGGAACCATACCTGACATTAAGCCCGGATACGGTGAGGATACTGTTTTCCATGAGAGTGAATTATTAAACAAATTTGCTATTCTTCCGGTAAAAGCACAATAGAAGAGAGGGTAATACTGCTAATATTGCCGGTGAAAATGGGTATAACTTCGGTAAACATTATATTTTTACCGCTTATTTTTCTACCTTACCCTCTCACGTTATTATCATACTCAAGTCTCAACGAATGAAAATCAATTTCCTCGCGGGTTGTACCCTTGCTGTATTATCCATACTCCCGGC
This Chitinophaga sancti DNA region includes the following protein-coding sequences:
- a CDS encoding ABC transporter permease; its protein translation is MLPSSTNAFKALFKADLLIQWRNRRAVFMVLLIPVFILFSWKNAIAKIGPYFVLSTCLTLGLISIGLMGYSATITRDRDKGVFQRLRVAPFNPALIMASKLMVQLMMIFVLTILIFVSGYYLDGITISTQGYVITFFTVLIGGAVYLSLGQLITGLITNPETVNGATRMIYFVFIMVGMLGELGTLGDKFKTVSIWSPYGTVKSIISTGMQPGHWDTTSTQALAFCLIYVAIFAGIGIRKFRWAVK
- a CDS encoding ABC transporter ATP-binding protein; its protein translation is MENSILTVSGLNVRYGSLHAVQDVSFDVKAGEIFGLLGPNGAGKTSTLSAIEGLLRPQSGQVHIAGYDIRQQPLLAKANMGVQLQSTSFQPELTVAEIVNLYAGLYGVEPQLEKLGEIPPHKKMSELSGGQQQRVSLLITTIHNPKLVLLDEPTTGLDPQSRRNLWEKIEAIRENGNGVVLTTHSMEEAEAVCDRLAIIDHGRVLTIDTPEGLIEKYRDDPEVVSVSRKGKITLEDVFITLTGRAVRF